The following are from one region of the Paenibacillus sabinae T27 genome:
- the rpsC gene encoding 30S ribosomal protein S3, which translates to MGQKVNPVGLRIGIIRDWESKWYAGKDFGTLLLEDVKIREYLKGKLKESAVSRIEIERAASRVNVTIHTAKPGMVIGKGGAEVEVLRSAVTQIAGGKKVHININEIKHPELDAILVAESIAQQLERRVSFRRALKQAIQRTMRSGAKGIKTSVSGRLGGAEIARTEGYSEGTVPLHTLRADIDYGTAEAHTTYGRIGVKVWIYRGEVLPTAKKQAAQEGGN; encoded by the coding sequence GTGGGTCAAAAGGTAAATCCAGTCGGACTGCGGATCGGTATTATTCGTGACTGGGAATCCAAATGGTATGCAGGAAAAGATTTCGGAACTCTTCTTCTGGAAGACGTCAAAATTCGGGAATACCTCAAAGGCAAACTGAAAGAATCCGCTGTTTCCCGCATTGAGATTGAAAGAGCGGCCAGCCGCGTGAACGTTACGATTCATACCGCTAAACCGGGTATGGTTATTGGTAAGGGCGGCGCTGAAGTTGAAGTACTTCGCAGCGCGGTTACTCAAATCGCAGGCGGCAAGAAAGTACACATTAATATCAATGAAATCAAACACCCTGAGCTGGACGCTATTCTCGTTGCCGAGAGCATCGCACAACAGCTGGAACGTCGCGTATCGTTCCGCCGTGCGCTGAAACAAGCAATCCAAAGAACAATGCGTTCCGGAGCAAAAGGGATTAAAACCTCTGTCAGCGGTCGTCTTGGCGGCGCCGAGATCGCTCGTACGGAAGGCTATAGCGAAGGAACAGTTCCACTTCATACGCTTCGTGCCGATATCGACTACGGAACGGCTGAAGCTCATACGACTTATGGCCGCATCGGCGTAAAAGTATGGATCTATCGTGGAGAGGTTCTTCCTACGGCTAAGAAACAAGCTGCTCAGGAAGGAGGCAACTAA